The Alcaligenes aquatilis genome contains the following window.
CTACGACACCGTGCAGCGCGTGCCTTTCATCGTCTACGACCCGTCTCCGGAAGCGGACGCCACGCGTGGAACCGTCGATGACAGAATGGTCGAAGCCGTGGATGTACTGCCCACCATGCTCTCCTGGCTGGGCCTGCCACCGGCCCCGCACCGCATTGAGGGACGAGACCTGCTGCCCCTGCTGCACGGTGCCCAGCCCCCCTGGCGCGACTGCGTGTTTTCCGAACTGGACTACAGCTATCGACTGGCGCGCGTGCTACGTGACAAATCACCGTCCAATGCCAGAGCTTGGTCCCTACGTAGCGACCGTTGGCGTTATGTGTATTGGCTGGACGAGCCCGAGCAGCTTTACGATCTGCATGCAGACCCAGAACAGTTCAACGACCTGGGCCAATCTGCCGAGCATGAGCACATACGGGAGGAATGCCGGGAACGCTTGCTGCAATGGTTCACCAGCCTGAAACGCCGTACTACCGTGACGGAAGAAGAAGTCGAACGCGGCACCAATGCGTATAAAAAGGCAGGGGTGTTTTTTGGGCAGTGGTAAAGCCTAGAAGCTTGCTTGGCTTGGCGCTGTCAGCCTGAAGTCTGAAAGCGCCAAGCCACCGTCTTTCTACAGGTCAAGAGCACGCAACCAGGAGCCGCTATCGTCAAAGGACAGAGATCCCCCAGGCTCCCAACCCCGCTAAAAGCACCACCACGACAGGGGGCACCCGCCCTACCGTCAGCAAACCGAACAAAAGCAAAGCCAGCGCAACATCTGCCCGACTGTGAATGGCACTGGTCCACACCGGGTCATACAGAGCCACACCCAGAATGCCGACCACACCTGCATTCACACCGGCCATCGCCGTCCGCATCCCTGCCCTATGCCGCAAACCCTGCCAAAAAGGCAAAACACCAATCAGAATCAAGACCGCCGGTATAAAAATCACCACCAATAAAACCAGTCCACCCAGCCATCCGTGCAAGGGCCCTTGAGCCATCGCCCCGATATACGCCGCAAAGGTAAACAAGGGTCCCGGTACCGCTTGAGCTGCACCGTAACCCACCATCAAATCCGCATTGCTGACCACCCCGCTCGGCACCACCGAGGCCTGCAATAAAGGCAACACTACATGCCCGCCCCCAAACACCAAGGCCCCGGAGCGATACACGCCTTCCAGCAACTGCGCCGTAGACGAACCCGTCGCCGCTGCCCAAACAGGCAAGGCAATCAGCAGGCCCGCAAACAGCAGCAAAGCCACTATCCCCACCTTGCGCGACACCGGATACGCATGGGCCTGCGCCGCACCTGCCTGAATTGCATCCAGCCTCCACCAGGCCAGCAGACCCGTGATCACAATAGCGGCCACCTGCCCAAACGCAGAGGGCAGCAAAAGGCTCAACAAAGCCGCCAGAATCGCCAAGGCCGCTCTGGCGCGATCAGGACATAAAGAGCGAGCCATCCCCAGCACCGCCTGCGCCACAATCGCAACAGCCACGATCTTGAGACCATGCACCCAAGCAGACTCGGCAACCCCCTGGAACCCGGCCAAACTCAAGGCAAACAGAATCAACACCATCGCCGAAGGCAAGGTAAAACCCGTCCAGGCAGCCAGTAAACCCCACCAGCCCGCACGCCCCAAGCCAATCGCCATCCCCACCTGACTGCTGGCCGGCCCTGGCAAGAACTGACACAAGGCGACCAGATCCGAATAACTGCGATCATCCAGCCAGCGACGACGTTCCACAAACTCCGCACGGAAATAGCCCAGATGTGCGATCGGCCCACCAAATGAGCTCAAGCCCAGTTTCAGGAAGGCCCAAAAAACCTCCAGAGGCTTGCCCTGCTGCATCGCCACCTGCTGCACTAAAGGCGTATTCCTAGAACCATTCATCGCTGTTAGAACTCCCCCGAAAGTCGTCAGATGCACTTACACGCTGCGCCTGAGTCTACTTGTCTTTTGTTATAGCTATGCGAGGTTTCAGGCAGTTAGAGTTAGCACCATCCTGATCCACGTATCTGAAACCATGACACGCCCTGGCATCCACATCGGCCTGCCCAACTTAAACAGAAAAGGTCTCAAAACCAGCTCATCCCAATAGGCTATGATTTACCAGCCATGTCAAACGGACAGAAACCGAGCAAAACCTACCAAGAAAAATAGAGATCATTCATCCAGCGCCATGAGTCAGCCACATCGTGTAGAAGTAAACCAATACCTGTTTTCAAACCTTGCTTTGGCGGAGATAAGATCCAATGCTTATGCTGCTGGGAACTGGCCCTTGGTTTACATCCTGAGTCACAAAGCCAAACGACGCGCCTATGTCGGAGAAACGACCAGTGCGCTAAACCGCCTGAACACCCACCTGCTACACGAGCATAAAAAACTGCTCAACACCGCTCATTTGATCAGCAGCTCACATTTCAACAAATCCGCTACGCTAGATATCGAGTCCACTCTGATTAAATATATGGCAGCTGATGGATGCTTCGAGCTGCTCAACGGAAATCTTGGCCTGACCGATCACAACTACTATCAAAAAGACGAGGTCTACAGCCAAATCTTCCGGGAGGTCTGGGACAAGCTACGGGGCCAGGGAATCGCCAAACACTCACTGGAGTCGATTGATAACTCTGATGTTTTCAAATACTCGCCCTACAAAGCCTTGTCATTCGATCAACGCCAGAGCCTGATTGAAATCCTGCGCGCTTTGCTTGATGACAACGTTCGTCACTTGCTTGTACAAGGAGGCGCTGGAACCGGAAAGTCCGTTCTGGCAATCTTCTTGTTCAAACTGATTCACACCGACCAAGCAGAGCTGAATCTTCAGGATTTCTCGGAAGAAGAAAACGAGCTCCGCACACTGCTGACTCAGTTCAAACAACGTTACCCCAATCCCCGCATGGCCCTCGTGGTTCCCATGGCCTCATTTCGGGCTACGTTAAAACGCGCTTTCAAGAACGTGGCAGGCTTGCATCCTGATATGGTGATCAACCCATCTAGACTGGCCCAGAAGGACTACGACATCGTCTTGGTCGATGAGTCACACCGACTACGCCAACGTATAAACCTTGGATCCTACTATAAGCATTTTGACCAGGCATGCGCCGCCTTGGGTTTGGACAAACACACTTGCAGCGAAGTGGACTGGGTGACTCAACAGGCAAAAAAAGCGATTTTCTTCTATGACCCGAATCAATCGATCAGGCCATCGGATGCAAATGCGGCGGACTTCCAAAAAATAAAGCAATCAGAACAATCGAAGGTCATGACCTTGACCTCTCAATACCGCGTCCAAGCAGGCCAAGACTATGTGGATTTTATTGACCGGCTCCTTCATATCCAGCTCTCGGAAAACGAGCAACTGCGAACTGGGAAATATGAGTTTTTGTTCTTTGACAACGCAGCTGACTTAGTCAGGGAAATTGAGCAAAAGAACCAGCAACATGGCTTGGCTCGACTAGTGGCCGGCTACGCCTGGCCATGGGACTCCAAGAAAAACCCCAATCTTCACGACATCGAAATAGACACCGTAAAACTGCGTTGGAACCGAACCAATACAGACTGGATCAACACAATCGGCGCAGAAAATGAGGTCGGCTGCATTCACACAACCCAAGGCTACGACCTGAATTACACCGGCGTTATCTTTGGGAAAGAGATCAGCTACG
Protein-coding sequences here:
- the chrA gene encoding chromate efflux transporter codes for the protein MNGSRNTPLVQQVAMQQGKPLEVFWAFLKLGLSSFGGPIAHLGYFRAEFVERRRWLDDRSYSDLVALCQFLPGPASSQVGMAIGLGRAGWWGLLAAWTGFTLPSAMVLILFALSLAGFQGVAESAWVHGLKIVAVAIVAQAVLGMARSLCPDRARAALAILAALLSLLLPSAFGQVAAIVITGLLAWWRLDAIQAGAAQAHAYPVSRKVGIVALLLFAGLLIALPVWAAATGSSTAQLLEGVYRSGALVFGGGHVVLPLLQASVVPSGVVSNADLMVGYGAAQAVPGPLFTFAAYIGAMAQGPLHGWLGGLVLLVVIFIPAVLILIGVLPFWQGLRHRAGMRTAMAGVNAGVVGILGVALYDPVWTSAIHSRADVALALLLFGLLTVGRVPPVVVVLLAGLGAWGISVL
- a CDS encoding DNA/RNA helicase domain-containing protein, which encodes MSQPHRVEVNQYLFSNLALAEIRSNAYAAGNWPLVYILSHKAKRRAYVGETTSALNRLNTHLLHEHKKLLNTAHLISSSHFNKSATLDIESTLIKYMAADGCFELLNGNLGLTDHNYYQKDEVYSQIFREVWDKLRGQGIAKHSLESIDNSDVFKYSPYKALSFDQRQSLIEILRALLDDNVRHLLVQGGAGTGKSVLAIFLFKLIHTDQAELNLQDFSEEENELRTLLTQFKQRYPNPRMALVVPMASFRATLKRAFKNVAGLHPDMVINPSRLAQKDYDIVLVDESHRLRQRINLGSYYKHFDQACAALGLDKHTCSEVDWVTQQAKKAIFFYDPNQSIRPSDANAADFQKIKQSEQSKVMTLTSQYRVQAGQDYVDFIDRLLHIQLSENEQLRTGKYEFLFFDNAADLVREIEQKNQQHGLARLVAGYAWPWDSKKNPNLHDIEIDTVKLRWNRTNTDWINTIGAENEVGCIHTTQGYDLNYTGVIFGKEISYDSATNEIVIDENNYLDRNGKHSKKTATELKQYILNIYNTIMLRGIKGTYVYACDPALREYLKKHIPSYRPTPSQDLPPAPKLVPWVNAVPLYDLQAAAGSFSEQQHVEQTQWVGVPQNVEPKKDMFACQVVGESMNMIIPNGSICLFRQDSGGSRNGKIVLVECLAPQDGDEGTQFTVKEYESTKTHTEDGWEHKRIFLKPRSSDPSYEVIELNADNAYRYRVVGEFVMLL